Part of the Tetragenococcus koreensis genome, ATGATACACTACTCTTAAAACCAGTGGTTACAATTTTATGTAGTTAAAAGAAGACCTCACGAGAATAATTGCAAAAAGTGGAATGGCAACAGTTTTTTTGACAAATTTTATAAGGTGCAGAACTTCTTTCCGTATGCTATTCCGATTGTCCTTGACAATGAGCCTCCTCGGATGTGACGATCTTCGGCAGGAGCTAACAGTTAAAGTTAGACTGCCTCGCTAGCGTTAGCACATCCGAGCTCATTATCAAGGATTCGCTGCGCCAATCTCTGGTTACGGTAACCAACCGGTGTCTCGTAGCCAAGTGTACCGTGCAACCGAAGGTGGTTCCACCAATTGACATAGTCAAATAACTCCAAATCCAATTGTTGTAAGGTTTCAAATGTGTATTGATAGACAAATTCTACTTTCAACGACTTATAAGTTGATTCAGCTACGGCATTATCAAAAGGACAGCCTTTATGACTCAATGATCGATTGATGTCAAAAGTTGTTAATAATTCATCAATAGCTTGGTTATCAAACTCTTTTCCACGATCAGTATGAAAAATCTCAACCTCTGTCAGAGGTTGTTTGATACGGCTAAATGCTTTTTTTACTAGAACGGCATCTTTATGTTCTCCACAAGAATAGCCGAGAATTTCTCGATTGAACAGATCCAAAATGAAACAGACATAATTCCATTTTTTCCCGACTCGTACATAAGTCAAGTCTGTTACGATCGCTTCTAATGGGTTGTCTCTTAAGAATTTACGATTCAATACGTTTGTCGTTTTGGCTTCATTGCAAGTAGAATGATGTACTTTAAAATAAGCAACAGTATAGCTCGATTTTAATCCTCTATTTTTCATGATTCTACTAATTTTTCGTCGGCTGATCTGAATGCCTCGTTTTGATAAGGCTTTTTTTATTTTTCTTGAGCCGTAGGCCTTTCGGCTGCGGATAAATTCTTCAGCGACTACTTCTTCAAGTTCTGATTCGTCTTTCTTTGGTTTTGATTGATAATAATAGGACTGACGTGATAGACCTAATATTCTGCACATCGCTGATATAGGGTAAAGATGCTTATTCGCATCGATTACTTGTCTCTTCGTCCGAATATCAGCGCTGCTTGCTTTAAAATATCATTTTCCATTTCTAATTGCTGGTTTCTTTTACGTAGTTCTAACAATTCTTTTTGTTCAGGCGTAAGATTATCTTTTCCTTTGAATGAACCACTCGTTTTAGATTGCTTTACCCATTTGTCAAATGCTGAAGCCGTTAGTTCATATTCTCGAATGATTTCTACACGTGGCTTTCCAGCTAAGTAAAGATTGACGATTTGTTGCTTGAATTCTTGTGAAAAAGTTCTTCGTGTTCTCTTAGACATAAAAATTCCTCCTGGTATGTTTTCTTCTAGTCTACACACCTTAATTTTTCTGTCTAGTTAATTGTAGCCTATCCATATTACCATGTCGGAAATCGCAGACTTGATTGAGAAAATGTATGGGCATCACTATACTCCACAAACCATGTCCAACATGACTAAAGTGCTGACTGAAGAAGTAAATGCATTTAAAGTTAGAACTCTAAATGATAAGTATGTCGCTATTTTCATGGATGCTACTTATATTCCTTTAAAACGGCAAACCGTCTCCAAAGAAGCAATCTATATTGCCATTGGTATACGAGAAGACGGCACTAAAGAAGTACTAAGTTATGCGATTGCTCGGACTGAATCGACCTACGTTTGGAATGAGTTGTTACAGGACATTTACTCCAGAGGGGTTCATGATGTCTTACTGTTTATTACCGATGGCTTAAAAGGCATGAAAGATACGATTCACCAGATTTATCCTAAAGCTAAATACCAACATTGCTGTGTTCACGTTTCCCGTAATATCAGTCATAAAGTACGTGTCAAAGATCGAAAAGAAATCTGTGATGATTTTAAGGCTGTTTATCAAGCTAGCTCAAAGGAAGAGGCAAATACCTTTTTAGGGAGTATGATTGAGAAGTGGCAGAAAACTTATCCTAAAGTGACGCAGTCACTGATAAAAAATCAAGATTTATTGACTTTTTATGAGTTTCCGCCTGGTATCCGCCGAAGCATTTACTCAACTAATTTAATCGAATCTTTCAATAAACAAATCAAGAAATACAGCCACCGCAAGGAACAGTTCCAAAATGAAGAGTCGATGGAACGTTTCTTAGTCTCGTCTTTTGATACTTACAACCCAAAATTCCTAGGTCGCAGTCATAAAGGTTTCCAACAGGCCGAAGGCGAGCTCGAACAAATGCTGAGTCAACCGATGGAGAATTAGAAACAATCTACAGTAGGGAAGAACCATTTACACAAAATTATTGACGCTCCCAAGCTAAAACTCCTATTAATCGATCTACTAAAAATAAATAAAAAAATTCTTTTCAATTTTTATTTATGGTATGACATAAATAAAGTAAAGTTATTCTTCTAGGTTAATCTTATTAATACTCTTTCTCACTAGTGTTGCATGCAACACTAGTGAGAAAGAGCATTAAATATACTGCAAGGCAAGACATTTGGTAATTGAAGAATAACAAGCAAAAAAATAGCAGTCAGGTCTCTTGACAAAGTATAGTTGCTATTCTTTTTTTAGGCCCTACTTTAATGAAATTTTTGTTTGGAGGGAACGACTTCATTCCTTTGATTATTTCAGTTGAATTTAATAGAGAAGCCTGGCGTCTATTAAGAAATACTTTTCTTGATGAGCGTCAATTTTTTTAACGGAAATCTATCCTATACTAAATTCAGTAAAGAAAAAGGAGGAATCAAAGAAAGCTATTTTAAACAAACCAAAATTATAGGAGGAATAAATCATGACTGAAAATAAAGCTACTCAAGAAAGAACACCCCAAGAAAGATTGCAAGAAGAACAAGAACACAAGGAACATGTTCATCATACGAAAATTAATGCAGCGGCCATTGCGGATCATCTTTTAGGCAACATGCATACATTACATGTGAAACTGCACCAATATCACTGGTATGTAAAAGGAGCCAATTTCTTTACGTTGCATGAAAAATTTGAAGAATTGTATAATCAAAACGAAGAATGGTTCGACAAACTAGCAGAACGCTTGATTATTTCCGGTCATAAACCGGCTTCAACCACCGCTGAATTTGAAAAATATTCCATGCTTTCAGAAGATGCCATCAATAAATACGCTAAAGCAGAAGACATGGTTGAAAATATTATCGAAGATTTCAGAAGTACCCGTGAATTAACGATTCGTGCTATTCGTTTAGTACAAGATGAGGGTGACGATGCTTTAGAAGATACACTGATTGCTTTTAAAAATGACTTAGACAAGAACATTTGGATGCTGCAAGCGTTCATTGGCAAAGAGGCATTGGAAGACGACGATGCGTTTGATGAGGATGAAGATTAGGTTTTTCGTAAACATACATTTAAAAATTAAAGATTTTGGGGTTGGGACTCTTTCCAGCTCCCATTTTTTTGCCGTTAAAAAGACTTTTCTTGATGAGTGTCAATTTTTTTGAGGTAGGGGGCCTTTATACTAAATATAGGAAAGTTAAAAGAAGGACAATAAACTGATAAAGGGGAAGAACGAATTGACTCAATACACCCAACCACATGCAGCAGGAGACCACTCAGCTTGTATCCGCTTAGTCCCGATATTCAATCATTTGGAGGAAAGCTCGATGGATCGCATCGCTGGAAAAGCTCACACGAAGCACTATCAAAAAGGGGAGTTTCTGTTTCGCTCGCAAGAAAAAGATGATGCCTTGTATATTGTGAATCGCGGAAAAGTCCGCATCTATCGCTTGTCTAATTCTGGCAAAGAGCAACTAGTTCGTATTTTGAATCCGGGTGACTTTACGGGAGAATGGACGTTGTTCAATCCTGATGCTGTGCACGAGGAATACGCAGAAGCTACTCGAGATACGTCTGTCTGCATGATTCAACAACATGATGTACAAGAGTTTCTAAAAGAGTATCATGCAATTTCGTTAAAGCTGCTAGGAGAAATGTCGCAGCGGTTAGAAAGCTCCGGACGTCAAACTGCACAAGTAGCCGTGGAGAGTGTCATTACCCGTTTAGTTTTGTTTTTGGCAGAAAATGTGGAACCTGAAATGGGCAACTCTCCCACCATCACCCTGCCGATGGCAAAAAAGGACATTGCTTCCTATTTAGGAACGACACCTGAGACCATCAGTCGCAAATTTGGAGAATTGGAGGACGAGGGATTGATTCAACAGCTGTCTGGGAAAAGGATCAAGATTCAGGATTTAGATGATTTATTGCTTTACAGCGAATAATCGGACACACTTTTTTCTACACGTTGGTGTTCTGTCGCTCTTCATTAACAACGGGACAGACCTCAGTGCTTTTGCTTCCATCTGTCCGTTTTTGGCTTTTTTAAGACAGAACGACCTTCATTCATTGGAAAAATAAAAGTACAAACATGATAATCCTCAAGTTTCTTTGTTTTATTTTTCTTTAAGATAGGGTTGCCGAACAAAACGTAAAAATAAGTAGAGGTGAATGTGCATTATTTTTGGGTGATAGTTGCCATCACGTTGTCAGCAGCGGGTGCATTCTTTGTCGTCCCTTTCACCAAGAACACGATTGGCGGCGAAGCAAAAACGTCTAACGTTGTTGAGGCAGATAGGTTAGCTATGGAAAAAGAAGAGGAAGTTGTAAAAGGAGCCGGCGTAATCGGACACGGAAAAGTGGCGTATTACGAAGCGAGTGACCAGGGAGCTAAAAGTGAATTCACTGTTTGGTTTCCATGGAGCTTAGCCGGAATCTTGTTCAGCATCACCATGACTAGAATGACGCGAAAAATTGAAGAAATGGAGCAAATAGAATGGGATTCGTATTAGGCGTTTTGAATCCCCATGTGGTGGAGATTGGTTCTGTTGTGATTCATTGGTATGGAGTCATTATTGCAGCGGGCATATTAGCGGCTCTCCAGTTGAGCACCAAGGAAGCAAAGAAAAAAGGACTGGAAGAGGATACCATTATCGATATGGCCTTATGGGCAATTCCGATTGGACTCCTCGGCGCTCGGCTTTATTATGTGTTATTTGAACTTGGTTATTATCTGCAAAATCCAGGACAAATCCTTGCGATTTGGAATGGCGGCATTGCGATTTATGGGGGATTGATTGCAGGAGGGGGTACGCTATATTGGTATGCAAAGAAAAAAGGTACTTCTTTGGCACTCGTTCTTGATATTTTAGCGCCCAATGTATTGTTAGCCCAGTCCATTGGTCGTTGGGGCAATTTTATGAATCAGGAAGCTCATGGTGGACCGGTTACTCGTCAATTCTTGGAAAATCTTTATTTACCTGAATTTATCATTGAACAAATGAATATCAATGGTACCTACTACCATCCGACTTTTTTATACGAGTCATTGTGGAGTTTGTTGGGCTTTGTCCTCATCGTCACTATACGGAACCGAAAACAGCTTTTGCGTCAAGGAGAAGTCGCTTTGAGTTACGTTTTGTGGTACTCAGTGGGTCGGTTCTTCATTGAAGGTATGCGAACGGACAGTTTATGGATTGGCGAGTGGATCCGCGTTTCGCAAGCCTTGTCTCTGGCCCTGTTTATTGGCGCGATTGTAGTATGGTTTATACGCAGACAAGATTATCCACCAATTTCTTATTATTCTGATGGCAATAAGGGGCAGAAAAAGACTATTAAGATGGTGAATTGAGCAAAAAGATAAAAAGAAGTGCAAAACTTGATATGCGTCAATTTTCGTTTGCTAAAAGTGAGCTATACTACAGTTGTAAAGAGGAAAAGGCAGTGTTCATTAATCTGCTGCCGATAAAATAAAAACACATAAAGGAGATAGGAATTATGGAAAAAGCTATATTGCAATTAGAAACGTTGTCTTGTCCAAGTTGTATGCAAAAAATTGAAGGTGCCGTGAAATCAGTTAACGGTATTGATAAAGACAGCATTAAAGTATTATTCAACTCCAGCAAAGTCAAAACCAATTTTGATTCAGCTGTCACTTCGATTGAAGAGATTCAAAAAGCTATCGAAAACGTAGGCTATCCGGTCCTTAAAGCAAAAGTCAAGGCCGCTTAACAGATTAAATGAACTAGGCAATTCTGGAAGAAAAGCTATTTTTCCAGGATTGCTTTTTTTGTTGCAATCCGATTCGAGGTGCTTAGAAACGATAAAAGAGAACTTTCTAAACTTGATGTCAGTCAATTAATTACTTAGGCAATTATCTTATACTGTGTTTATCAATAAAAGAGAAATTAAATTTGGAGGGAAAAAGCATGCAACAATATATATTAAGCAAGAAAAATGTTATCACCGTCATCAGTGGATTGTTAATCGTACTCGGTTTCTTCAGTCACTTTGTTTTAGAAAACGTAGGACTTTCAGAGTGGTCTTTGATCATCGCCTCTGTCTTTGGGATTACGCCAATTGCCATTCAAGCGTTTCAAGCAATGAAAGTCAAAGTCATCAGTATTGATGTCTTAGTCAGTATTGCAGCGATTGGTGCGCTTTTTATTCAAAATTATGAAGAATCGGCTATTGTCACGTTCTTATTCTTATTCGGACACTACTTGGAACAACGAACATTGAACCAAACGCGATCTGCTATCAAAGAATTGACTGAAATGGCACCCGAAAGCGCCTTGAAACAAATGGATAATGGCGAATTTGAAGAAGTAGAAGTGGATGATGTAGATGAAGGGGATATCTTGCTCGTTAAAACGGGTGCGAAAGTTCCAGTAGATGGTACAGTCCTTACGGGTGAAGGGCATATCAATGAAGCTAGCATTACAGGTGAAGCTGTTCCGGTCAACAAGCTAGCTGATGCAGAAGTTTTTGCAGGAACCATTTTAGAAAACGGAACGATTCAAATCAGAGCTGACCGAGTTGATGAGGACACCACATTTGGAAAAATTATTGAACTTGTGGAAGAAGCACAAGATTCTAAATCCGAAGCGGAACGGTTCATTGATCGCTTTTCTAAATACTACACACCAGCTGTCTTGGTTCTGGCAATTGTTGTATGGGCGTTCAGTCAAAATATTGAGTTAGCAATCACCATCTTGGTTCTAGGTTGCCCAGGCGCATTAGTTATCGGAGTGCCTGTCTCAAACGTTGCCGGTATTGGGAATGGTGCTCGTAACGGTGTTCTTTTAAAAGGGAGTGAAGTCATTCAAGACTTCAGCAATGTGGATACAATTGTATTTGATAAGACAGGTACTTTAACTGTCGGAAACCCAACCGTTGCAGCGACTGAACTGTATGAAAAAGATTCTGCTGAAACGCTTGGCTATCTGGCCAGTGTGGAACGGGAATCAGATCATCCATTAGCAAAAGCGGTCTTAAATCAAATTGGAGAAACAAATTTTTATCCTGTTGAAGGAACTGAAGTCGTGAAAGGCGGCGGAATCGTTTCAAGTGTAGCTGGACATAGAGTGGCTGTTGGGAATGTGGCCTTGATGGAAAAAGAAAATGTCACTCTCAGCAAAAAAGTGCAAAAAGATATCAAACGGTTTGAACAACAAGGGAACTCTCTCGTTTTGACAGCGGTCGACGGTGAATTAAAAGTACTGATGGGCATTCGCGATCAAGTCCGTCCGGGTGTGAAAGCTAATTTGCAGGAATTAAAAGACTTGGGCGTGAAAAATCTAGTCGTTCTTTCAGGAGATAACCAAGGAACCGTTGATGTGGTCGCCGGCGAACTTGGTTTGACCGAAGCTCACGGCCACATGTTGCCGGAAGACAAATCGGCTTATATCGGAAAACTTCAACAACGTGGTCAAATTGTAGCCTTTGTTGGAGATGGCGTTAACGATAGTCCGTCCTTAGCTTTAGCAGACATTGGAATCGCAATGGGAAGCGGAACGGACGTAGCGATTGAAACATCCGATGTCGTTTTAATGAACTCGAACTTCAGCAACTTGCCTCACGCATTAGGATTAGTAAAAGCTACCGCAAATAATATGAAACAAAATATCGTGATTTCAATTGGAGTAGTGTTGGTCTTGTTGACCAGCGTCTTCTTCAGCGAATGGATGAATATGTCTATCGGAATGTTGGTTCATGAAGGTAGTATCTTGGTGGTAATTTTCAATGGCATGAGATTAATGAAGTATAAGTTGAAAAGTTGAAAAGAACAAAAAGAAGTATCAGCACCTGCAGAGAAAGTAAAAATATCTTAAGAATAAATTAGAAGAGGCTGAGACAATAGTCCATCCTTGAAATGACAAAAGCGGAAAATCCCAGATTTAAAAATCTGAGTTTCCGCTTTTTTGAGTTCTTGAAAAAAAAATAAGAGTATAGAGTATGCTCTTTATAAAATTAATTTTCGTGTAAATGATTAAAAAATCTAATAATAAAATTTAAATTCCTATTAAGTTGTAACACATGAAATTAGATAGAATCATGTATTCAGAACCTTGATATTTTGAGGTTATTTTTTTGCTAATCAGAGGTACTCTTAGAGATGGCGGCAGGAATTTAAGCTAGTACAATTACTCAAAATTATTTTTTATTGACTATAGATAGATAAAGTTCTATATTATATATAGATAATTGTCTATGTATTAGTTTCAAAATAAATTCTATACAAAGGAGCAAAAAAATTATGACAGAATTAGCATTATTTGAACCAGCAATGTGCTGTAGCACAGGTGTATGTGGACCATCTGTAAATGAAGACTTATTACAAATTACTTCAGTTATGAACGCTTTAGATACATTAGAGGGGTTTCAAGCTAAAAGATACAATTTATCTAGTGATCCTCAAACATTTGTAGAAAACGAACAAATGAGTAAATTATTGCAAGAAAAGGGCGCTGATGCGTTGCCAGCAACATTATTAAATGGAGAAGTAGTTAAAGTGGGAGAATACCCTTCAATTGAAGAAATAACAGCTTTTACAGGAGTCAGATTTGTCCCAATGGGCTCGAATGACGGTGGCTGTTACGGTGGCTGTTGTGGATCAAATTCAGGATGTTGTTAGGAGGATTTTAAAAGATGGAAAATTATCAACCAGAACAATTAAACTTTACAAAATATCTTTTCTTTACTGGTAAAGGCGGAGTAGGAAAAACATCTACAGCTTGTGCTACCGCAGTTTCTTTGGCGGATAGTGGGAAAAATGTTATGTTAGTGGGTACGGATCCTGCTAGTAATTTACAAGATGTTTTTGAGAAAGAATTAACAAACAACGGCTTAGAAATTCCAGAAGTGAAGGGATTAACCGTAGCGAACTTTGATCCAATTACTGCTGCACGTGACTATATGGAAAGTGTTGTTGGTCCGTATAGAGGGGTTTTGCCTGATTCAGCTGTAGCCAACATGGAAGAGCAATTATTAGGTTCTTGTACCGTTGAAATTGTGTCTTTTAATGAGTTTGCTGGCTTTTTAACGAATCCAGAAGTTGAAGCTCAATATGATCACATCATTTTTGATACTGCTCCAACTGGACACACATTAAGAATGCTGCAACTGCCTTCTGCATGGAGTAACTTCTTGGATGAAAACACTACTGGTGTTTCATGTATGGGTCAGCTATCCGGACTTGGCGATAAGCAAGAAATGTATGAACACGCAGTAGACACACTATCAGAGGGTACAAAAACAACCTTAATGTTAGTTACACGTCCGCAAAACGGACCACTGGTAGAAGCGAATAGAGCTTCTGAAGAATTAAAAGAAATCGGTGTGTTAAATCAACAATTAATTATCAATGGATTATTAGAAAGACCGACAGATA contains:
- a CDS encoding IS3 family transposase (programmed frameshift): MSKRTRRTFSQEFKQQIVNLYLAGKPRVEIIREYELTASAFDKWVKQSKTSGSFKGKDNLTPEQKELLELRKRNQQLEMENDILKQAALIFGPKRQVIDANKHLYPISAMCRILGLSRQSYYYQSKPKKDESELEEVVAEEFIRSRKAYGSRKIKKALSKRGIQISRRKISRIMKNRGLKSSYTVAYFKVHHSTCNEAKTTNVLNRKFLRDNPLEAIVTDLTYVRVGKKWNYVCFILDLFNREILGYSCGEHKDAVLVKKAFSRIKQPLTEVEIFHTDRGKEFDNQAIDELLTTFDINRSLSHKGCPFDNAVAESTYKSLKVEFVYQYTFETLQQLDLELFDYVNWWNHLRLHGTLGYETPVGYRNQRLAQRILDNELGCANASEAV
- a CDS encoding Dps family protein, with product MTENKATQERTPQERLQEEQEHKEHVHHTKINAAAIADHLLGNMHTLHVKLHQYHWYVKGANFFTLHEKFEELYNQNEEWFDKLAERLIISGHKPASTTAEFEKYSMLSEDAINKYAKAEDMVENIIEDFRSTRELTIRAIRLVQDEGDDALEDTLIAFKNDLDKNIWMLQAFIGKEALEDDDAFDEDED
- a CDS encoding Crp/Fnr family transcriptional regulator, giving the protein MTQYTQPHAAGDHSACIRLVPIFNHLEESSMDRIAGKAHTKHYQKGEFLFRSQEKDDALYIVNRGKVRIYRLSNSGKEQLVRILNPGDFTGEWTLFNPDAVHEEYAEATRDTSVCMIQQHDVQEFLKEYHAISLKLLGEMSQRLESSGRQTAQVAVESVITRLVLFLAENVEPEMGNSPTITLPMAKKDIASYLGTTPETISRKFGELEDEGLIQQLSGKRIKIQDLDDLLLYSE
- the lgt gene encoding prolipoprotein diacylglyceryl transferase, with amino-acid sequence MGFVLGVLNPHVVEIGSVVIHWYGVIIAAGILAALQLSTKEAKKKGLEEDTIIDMALWAIPIGLLGARLYYVLFELGYYLQNPGQILAIWNGGIAIYGGLIAGGGTLYWYAKKKGTSLALVLDILAPNVLLAQSIGRWGNFMNQEAHGGPVTRQFLENLYLPEFIIEQMNINGTYYHPTFLYESLWSLLGFVLIVTIRNRKQLLRQGEVALSYVLWYSVGRFFIEGMRTDSLWIGEWIRVSQALSLALFIGAIVVWFIRRQDYPPISYYSDGNKGQKKTIKMVN
- a CDS encoding heavy-metal-associated domain-containing protein, whose translation is MEKAILQLETLSCPSCMQKIEGAVKSVNGIDKDSIKVLFNSSKVKTNFDSAVTSIEEIQKAIENVGYPVLKAKVKAA
- a CDS encoding heavy metal translocating P-type ATPase; the encoded protein is MQQYILSKKNVITVISGLLIVLGFFSHFVLENVGLSEWSLIIASVFGITPIAIQAFQAMKVKVISIDVLVSIAAIGALFIQNYEESAIVTFLFLFGHYLEQRTLNQTRSAIKELTEMAPESALKQMDNGEFEEVEVDDVDEGDILLVKTGAKVPVDGTVLTGEGHINEASITGEAVPVNKLADAEVFAGTILENGTIQIRADRVDEDTTFGKIIELVEEAQDSKSEAERFIDRFSKYYTPAVLVLAIVVWAFSQNIELAITILVLGCPGALVIGVPVSNVAGIGNGARNGVLLKGSEVIQDFSNVDTIVFDKTGTLTVGNPTVAATELYEKDSAETLGYLASVERESDHPLAKAVLNQIGETNFYPVEGTEVVKGGGIVSSVAGHRVAVGNVALMEKENVTLSKKVQKDIKRFEQQGNSLVLTAVDGELKVLMGIRDQVRPGVKANLQELKDLGVKNLVVLSGDNQGTVDVVAGELGLTEAHGHMLPEDKSAYIGKLQQRGQIVAFVGDGVNDSPSLALADIGIAMGSGTDVAIETSDVVLMNSNFSNLPHALGLVKATANNMKQNIVISIGVVLVLLTSVFFSEWMNMSIGMLVHEGSILVVIFNGMRLMKYKLKS
- the arsD gene encoding arsenite efflux transporter metallochaperone ArsD, producing the protein MTELALFEPAMCCSTGVCGPSVNEDLLQITSVMNALDTLEGFQAKRYNLSSDPQTFVENEQMSKLLQEKGADALPATLLNGEVVKVGEYPSIEEITAFTGVRFVPMGSNDGGCYGGCCGSNSGCC